From one Microlunatus sp. Gsoil 973 genomic stretch:
- a CDS encoding MFS transporter, whose product MTEIEDSNSDARTGGGPLQAGLNPGSRSVIPRGHPLSWVTLVITTLAILMTSVDAGILPAVLPAIKSEFGLTNGQAGFVNSVFFFGTLVGALGFGWISDRIGTGYRRTWTWNIAMLIGIIGGALTWGFAGSFVAFLLLRIPMGFSRGGSEPVNVALVSEWWPKEHRGFAVGVHHTGFPLGQFLTGALIALVLGMAGWQEAFLIIPMIGIPIIIAQIIVGRKLNQQRVYDWIDAKNLTRPLPELTTSTRSGLAPIKAAVRNRNVWLSMILMFLFLWCEAGASTFLTTQLVDHHVSQSQAALIAGASGLTGWIGQVAWGTWSDRAGRKFAMRFLIVGWTVALLAMILISGATSGWLVLLFWGLFRNAPFPVAYALLIDSLPKYAGSAMGLMIGLAFALSGLLATPVAGWIIDHWGFTASYLVLAVICLIGFLPLRWITESVRVHTKDTQTT is encoded by the coding sequence ATGACCGAGATCGAGGATTCAAACAGCGACGCGAGGACGGGCGGCGGACCGCTGCAGGCGGGGCTCAATCCGGGCTCCCGGTCCGTCATCCCGCGGGGGCATCCGTTGTCCTGGGTCACTCTGGTGATCACCACGCTGGCGATCCTGATGACCTCGGTCGACGCCGGCATTCTGCCGGCCGTGCTCCCGGCGATCAAGAGCGAGTTCGGCCTGACCAACGGCCAGGCAGGATTCGTCAATTCGGTGTTCTTCTTCGGAACACTGGTCGGCGCCCTGGGTTTCGGCTGGATCAGCGACCGGATCGGCACCGGCTACCGGCGGACCTGGACCTGGAACATCGCGATGCTGATCGGCATCATCGGCGGTGCGCTCACCTGGGGCTTCGCCGGGAGCTTCGTCGCCTTCCTGCTGTTGCGCATTCCGATGGGCTTCAGCCGCGGCGGCTCCGAGCCGGTGAACGTCGCGCTGGTCAGCGAATGGTGGCCCAAGGAACACCGTGGGTTCGCCGTCGGCGTGCACCACACAGGGTTTCCGCTCGGCCAGTTCCTGACCGGCGCACTGATCGCACTGGTGCTCGGCATGGCGGGCTGGCAGGAGGCGTTCCTGATCATTCCGATGATCGGCATCCCGATCATCATCGCCCAGATCATCGTCGGCAGGAAACTCAACCAGCAGCGGGTCTACGACTGGATCGATGCCAAGAACCTGACACGCCCGCTGCCGGAACTGACGACAAGCACCCGATCCGGGCTCGCGCCGATCAAGGCCGCCGTCAGGAACAGGAACGTCTGGCTTTCGATGATCTTGATGTTCCTCTTCCTGTGGTGCGAGGCGGGCGCCAGCACGTTCCTGACCACCCAACTGGTCGATCACCACGTCAGCCAGAGCCAGGCCGCCCTGATCGCCGGCGCCTCGGGGCTGACCGGCTGGATCGGTCAGGTCGCGTGGGGAACCTGGTCCGACCGCGCCGGGCGGAAATTCGCCATGCGGTTCCTGATCGTCGGCTGGACGGTCGCGCTGCTGGCGATGATCCTGATCTCCGGAGCGACCAGCGGCTGGCTCGTGCTGCTCTTCTGGGGACTGTTCCGCAACGCACCGTTTCCGGTCGCGTACGCCTTGTTGATCGACTCGCTGCCCAAATACGCGGGCTCCGCGATGGGCCTGATGATCGGGCTGGCCTTCGCGTTGTCCGGTCTGCTGGCGACGCCGGTGGCGGGCTGGATCATCGACCACTGGGGATTCACCGCGAGTTACCTGGTGCTGGCGGTCATCTGCCTGATCGGCTTCCTGCCACTGCGCTGGATCACCGAATCCGTCCGGGTGCACACCAAGGACACCCAGACCACCTGA
- a CDS encoding DUF4192 family protein, producing MLSDRDLVSLAILAIDVRVRDEAWALIDRSDAWIHVELWRQVVSRSTPELAVPVLCLLGLAAWIAGQGTLLVCCLERAVSLDPRYSMTRILQDLHANAVPPSYWDRLKSGIKETMDRVYGDPGGARDGQRDGDCDGH from the coding sequence GTGCTCAGCGATCGGGACCTGGTCAGCCTGGCGATACTTGCCATCGACGTCAGGGTCAGGGACGAGGCGTGGGCGCTCATCGATCGATCGGATGCCTGGATCCACGTGGAACTCTGGCGCCAGGTGGTCTCCCGGTCGACCCCGGAGCTCGCCGTTCCCGTGTTGTGCCTGCTCGGCCTGGCGGCCTGGATCGCCGGACAGGGCACGTTGCTGGTCTGCTGCCTGGAGCGCGCCGTCAGCCTCGATCCGCGGTATTCGATGACGAGGATCCTGCAAGACCTTCACGCCAACGCGGTTCCGCCGTCCTACTGGGATCGGCTGAAGTCCGGAATCAAGGAAACCATGGATCGGGTGTACGGCGATCCGGGAGGCGCGCGGGACGGACAGCGGGACGGAGACTGCGACGGACACTAG
- a CDS encoding SAM-dependent methyltransferase has product MAARGRRFVVCGETLIDLVRDESRPGDTFSSGWAALSAGGPMNTAVALAMLGADSHFLGRISTDEFGRQLRGHMEKAGVCLDLAVTSDQFTSLAVVSLDERGKASYAFHFAQTANFDWRPEELPQLSAEDWMHLGSLALIIDPGARILLDWLPTVPAPISIDINVRSSVISDPVEYWQRIEPWLRVVGPNGLIKASDDDVRFLAGDWRTAAERWQVDYDLRLIVITRGEDGASALTPEGWTSVPGYRTELVDTVGAGDTFMAGFLDGHVGLGLDLEGVVAPWRCGGVDRLLPAGCAAADRRGDRGAAGTGGILIMARDRVLDTALGPMVISAVEQYEPSGRRLLDDPIAIQMLPPALRAAVGPCRVSAVRRAMITASERSVPGSWGSLLCRKRYADDQVTAALRDGIGQFVLLGAGFDTRSVRLIGPRGGTAYEIDLPENITAKQKRLMAAFGRVPDRVQLLPIDFERDQLVDVLTEAGFAADRPAMFVWEAVTQYLTEPAVRAVLQSSAVAARDSRLIFSYVLRDLIDGIDLHGAGELHRRFVIKNPIWRFGLAPGEVKPLLGTYGWAVIEDVGPAEYTDRYLAPAGRQLPVMEIERFVRATKIS; this is encoded by the coding sequence ATGGCAGCACGTGGGCGGCGCTTCGTCGTCTGTGGTGAGACCCTGATCGATCTGGTCCGGGACGAGTCGCGTCCGGGTGACACCTTCTCCAGCGGCTGGGCGGCGCTGTCGGCCGGCGGCCCGATGAACACCGCGGTCGCCCTGGCGATGCTCGGCGCGGACAGCCACTTTCTCGGCCGGATCTCCACCGACGAGTTTGGCCGCCAGCTCCGCGGGCACATGGAGAAGGCGGGTGTCTGCCTGGATCTCGCCGTCACCAGCGACCAGTTCACCTCCCTGGCGGTGGTCAGCCTGGACGAACGCGGCAAGGCCTCCTACGCCTTCCACTTCGCACAGACAGCCAACTTCGACTGGCGCCCGGAGGAGCTGCCGCAGTTGTCGGCCGAGGACTGGATGCACCTGGGATCGCTGGCGCTGATCATCGACCCGGGTGCCCGGATTCTGCTGGACTGGCTGCCGACGGTGCCGGCGCCGATCTCGATCGACATCAACGTCCGGTCCTCGGTGATCAGCGATCCGGTCGAGTACTGGCAGCGCATCGAACCCTGGTTGCGGGTCGTCGGCCCGAACGGGCTGATCAAGGCCAGCGATGACGACGTACGGTTCCTGGCCGGTGACTGGCGGACGGCAGCCGAACGATGGCAGGTCGATTACGATCTCCGGCTGATCGTGATCACCCGCGGTGAGGACGGGGCCAGCGCGCTGACGCCCGAGGGGTGGACGTCGGTACCGGGGTACCGCACCGAACTGGTCGACACGGTCGGAGCCGGGGACACGTTCATGGCAGGCTTCCTGGACGGCCACGTCGGGTTGGGTCTTGATCTCGAGGGAGTCGTTGCGCCGTGGCGCTGTGGCGGCGTCGATCGTCTGCTCCCGGCAGGGTGCGCAGCCGCCGACCGCCGAGGAGATCGCGGCGCTGCAGGAACGGGCGGAATTCTGATCATGGCGCGAGATCGGGTCCTGGACACAGCACTCGGGCCGATGGTGATCTCGGCCGTCGAGCAGTACGAACCGTCAGGGCGCCGCCTGCTGGACGACCCGATCGCGATCCAGATGCTGCCGCCGGCCTTGCGCGCCGCCGTCGGTCCCTGCCGGGTCTCGGCGGTCCGGCGCGCGATGATCACCGCAAGCGAACGGTCGGTGCCGGGATCCTGGGGATCCCTGCTGTGCCGCAAGCGATACGCCGATGACCAGGTGACGGCGGCGTTGCGGGACGGGATCGGCCAGTTCGTGCTGTTGGGTGCCGGTTTCGACACCCGGTCGGTCCGACTGATCGGCCCGCGTGGCGGGACGGCCTACGAGATCGACCTCCCGGAGAACATCACTGCCAAACAGAAGCGGCTGATGGCTGCATTCGGACGTGTCCCGGACCGGGTGCAGCTGCTGCCGATCGACTTCGAACGTGATCAACTCGTCGACGTGCTCACCGAAGCCGGCTTCGCCGCAGACCGGCCGGCGATGTTCGTCTGGGAGGCGGTGACCCAGTATCTGACCGAGCCCGCGGTCCGTGCCGTTCTGCAATCCTCGGCGGTCGCGGCGCGGGACAGCCGATTGATCTTCAGCTACGTGCTGAGGGATCTGATCGACGGCATCGATCTGCACGGCGCGGGCGAACTGCACCGGCGTTTCGTGATCAAGAATCCGATCTGGCGGTTCGGTCTGGCGCCCGGCGAGGTCAAACCGCTGCTGGGGACGTACGGCTGGGCGGTGATCGAGGATGTCGGGCCGGCCGAGTACACCGACCGTTACCTGGCACCGGCCGGACGCCAGCTGCCGGTGATGGAGATCGAGCGGTTCGTCCGAGCCACCAAGATCAGCTGA
- a CDS encoding [protein-PII] uridylyltransferase, whose translation MDQQHRGHRPGPYRRTRTGRDLTRPVTASRRRDLIGERLAVASASSWATDDGPQRRRAMTEVVQAALRELYAAAGGPATGVALASVGSLARQELGPRSDVDLVLLHDGSIRMINNLAERLWYPLWDCGVRLDHSVRTPAECARVASDELTAGVGLLDLRVIAGDAALTRTTRTRLLEAWRDGVRKRLEELITSVTDRAGVFGDAGYLLEPDLKESRGGFRDMTVLRALAATWLTDRPHEGVLDSYNLLLDVRDALHITSGRSLDRLLASEIDEVAKRLGVGSADDLHRSVSIAARRVGHAVDLTIRAAREAAPSRRIFKGRRPQLDRAPYGLVVHRGEVSLDRRTSPSHPLIGLRAGAVAARSGLMLSPVTAENLGRHAPALPTPWPIEAREAWLEMLSSGPALAPVWEALELNGCITRWIPQWSLIRAEPQHNPIHRHTVDRHSVQTAIEAHRQLTAVERPDLLLLACLFHDIGKGLRSVGVPGTDHATAGAPVARDIVLAMGVTPQDAELVELLVREHLTLAELATRRDHGDPATADRLIAAVDGRTETLEMLRALTESDARAAGPTAWSAWRARLINDLADQVLSRLQGTPPAPDTGSEAAIALSRSVRHDGRPRIDLHNQPGGPELIIACPDRLGLFSDTAGLLAANRVGIRSALVYTVDGVAVTTWRTDAESTGDLPDPGHLASELNRLADNDQCPLAPIQRHEARASRSDQPPVVRPITNASRSAAVIEIRVADRRGLLYAIGAALASAGLSIRSAHVSTLAGQAIDTFYVTEADNTMPSAARCTEAVRLLSAAAAGEQG comes from the coding sequence GTGGATCAGCAACATCGAGGACATCGTCCGGGTCCGTACCGGCGAACGCGGACTGGACGCGATCTGACCCGGCCTGTGACAGCGAGCCGCCGCCGGGACCTCATCGGTGAGCGGCTCGCCGTCGCGTCCGCATCCTCGTGGGCAACAGACGACGGACCGCAGCGGCGCCGGGCGATGACCGAGGTTGTGCAAGCAGCCCTCCGCGAGCTGTACGCCGCTGCCGGAGGTCCGGCGACCGGCGTGGCCCTGGCCAGCGTCGGGAGTCTGGCCAGGCAGGAGCTCGGGCCGCGGTCCGACGTCGATCTGGTGCTGCTGCACGACGGCAGCATCCGCATGATCAACAACCTCGCCGAGCGGCTCTGGTACCCACTGTGGGACTGCGGAGTACGCCTGGATCATTCGGTACGCACCCCTGCCGAATGTGCCCGGGTGGCCTCCGACGAACTGACCGCCGGCGTCGGACTGCTCGACCTCCGGGTGATCGCCGGCGACGCGGCACTGACCCGGACCACCAGGACCCGGCTGCTGGAGGCCTGGCGGGACGGTGTCCGCAAGCGACTCGAGGAGCTGATCACCTCGGTCACCGATCGCGCGGGCGTCTTCGGCGATGCCGGCTACCTGCTGGAACCGGACCTCAAGGAGTCCCGCGGCGGCTTCCGGGACATGACCGTGTTGCGGGCACTGGCCGCGACCTGGCTGACCGACCGGCCCCATGAGGGCGTCCTCGACTCCTACAACCTGCTGCTGGACGTACGCGATGCCCTGCACATCACGTCCGGACGCAGCCTCGACCGGCTGCTGGCCTCGGAGATCGACGAGGTGGCCAAACGCCTGGGAGTCGGTTCGGCGGACGACCTGCACCGATCGGTGTCGATCGCTGCGCGGCGGGTCGGGCACGCCGTCGACCTGACCATCCGGGCCGCCCGTGAGGCGGCTCCCAGCCGCCGGATCTTCAAGGGACGCCGCCCGCAGCTCGATCGGGCGCCGTACGGCCTGGTGGTGCATCGCGGGGAGGTGAGCCTGGACCGGCGGACCTCTCCGAGCCACCCGTTGATCGGCTTGCGAGCCGGTGCCGTGGCCGCCAGGAGCGGCCTGATGCTCTCCCCCGTGACCGCGGAGAATCTCGGTCGGCATGCTCCGGCACTCCCGACGCCGTGGCCGATCGAGGCACGGGAGGCCTGGCTGGAGATGTTGTCGTCCGGGCCGGCGCTCGCCCCGGTCTGGGAGGCCCTGGAGCTGAACGGCTGCATCACGCGGTGGATCCCGCAGTGGAGCCTGATCCGCGCCGAACCTCAGCACAACCCGATCCATCGGCACACCGTCGACCGGCACTCGGTACAGACCGCGATCGAGGCGCATCGGCAGCTGACCGCCGTTGAGCGCCCGGATCTGCTGCTGCTCGCCTGCCTGTTCCACGACATCGGCAAGGGGCTGCGATCGGTCGGCGTGCCCGGTACCGACCACGCCACGGCCGGTGCCCCGGTGGCCCGCGACATCGTGCTGGCGATGGGCGTCACCCCGCAGGACGCCGAGCTGGTCGAGCTGCTGGTCCGCGAGCACCTCACCCTTGCCGAACTGGCGACCCGCCGTGATCACGGCGACCCGGCCACCGCCGACCGGCTGATCGCCGCCGTCGACGGCCGGACCGAGACACTTGAGATGTTGCGGGCACTGACCGAATCCGATGCCCGGGCCGCCGGCCCGACCGCCTGGTCGGCGTGGCGGGCCAGGCTGATCAACGACCTTGCCGACCAGGTGCTCTCCCGGCTCCAGGGCACACCGCCGGCACCGGACACCGGTTCGGAGGCGGCGATCGCACTCTCCCGATCGGTACGTCACGACGGCCGTCCAAGGATCGATCTGCACAACCAGCCCGGCGGACCGGAGTTGATCATCGCCTGCCCGGACCGGCTCGGGCTGTTCAGCGACACCGCGGGGCTGCTTGCGGCCAACCGCGTCGGTATCCGGTCGGCGCTGGTGTACACCGTCGACGGTGTCGCCGTCACCACCTGGCGCACCGACGCCGAGAGCACCGGCGATCTGCCGGACCCGGGACACCTGGCCAGTGAGCTGAACCGGCTCGCCGACAATGATCAGTGCCCGCTGGCGCCGATCCAGCGCCACGAGGCCCGGGCGTCACGGAGTGATCAACCTCCGGTCGTCCGGCCGATCACCAACGCCAGCCGCAGCGCCGCCGTGATCGAGATCCGGGTTGCCGACCGGCGAGGTCTGCTGTACGCGATCGGCGCCGCGCTGGCGTCTGCCGGGTTGTCGATCAGGTCCGCCCATGTCTCAACCCTGGCCGGTCAGGCGATCGACACCTTCTACGTGACGGAGGCGGACAACACGATGCCGTCGGCCGCCCGCTGCACCGAGGCTGTCCGGCTGCTCAGTGCAGCCGCCGCCGGGGAGCAGGGCTGA
- a CDS encoding P-II family nitrogen regulator, translating to MKLVTAIIKPHMLDEVKSALEAFGIEGMTVSEASGFGRQRGHTEVYRGAEYTVDLVPKIRVEVLVDDADAEDITDVLVKSARTGRIGDGKVWISNIEDIVRVRTGERGLDAI from the coding sequence ATGAAGCTCGTGACCGCGATCATCAAGCCGCATATGTTGGACGAGGTCAAGTCAGCCCTCGAGGCGTTCGGCATCGAGGGGATGACCGTCAGCGAGGCCAGCGGGTTCGGCCGCCAGCGCGGTCACACGGAGGTGTACCGGGGCGCGGAATACACCGTCGACCTGGTGCCCAAGATCAGGGTCGAGGTCCTGGTCGACGACGCCGACGCCGAAGACATCACCGACGTCCTGGTGAAGAGCGCCCGGACCGGCCGGATCGGTGACGGCAAGGTGTGGATCAGCAACATCGAGGACATCGTCCGGGTCCGTACCGGCGAACGCGGACTGGACGCGATCTGA
- a CDS encoding ammonium transporter translates to MTVMEVNSGDTAWILTSAALVLLMTPGLALFYGGMVRARTVLNMMMMSFGALCLVAVTWVLYGYSIAFGNDVAGGLFGNPFEELGLKGMMKDTGAGLPPMAFVAFQAVFAIITVALISGAIADRAKFGTWMVFALIWSTVVYFPVAHWVFDFTVTDDNGTVTHVGGWIANNLKAIDFAGGTAVHINAGAAGLALALVLGKRIGWKRDPMRPHNLPLVMIGAGLLWFGWFGFNAGSAVAADNTAAVVFVNTLTATGAAALGWLLIERIRDKHATSLGAASGVVAGLVAITPSCSSVSPLGAIILGFLAGILCALAVGLKWKLGFDDSLDVVGVHLIGGFWGTIAVGIFADADAPAGVTGILGGSFDQIWRQLIGAVAVLIYSFLLAYAIGWILEKTMGFRVSKDDELTGIDETEHAESAYDFGSISGGLRASFARSPEVDAGVAHDQEVSA, encoded by the coding sequence ATGACTGTCATGGAAGTGAATTCCGGCGACACTGCCTGGATTCTCACGTCCGCGGCCCTGGTTCTGTTGATGACACCTGGGCTCGCGCTGTTCTACGGCGGCATGGTCCGCGCCCGAACCGTGCTCAACATGATGATGATGAGTTTCGGCGCGCTCTGTCTTGTCGCCGTCACCTGGGTGCTGTACGGCTACTCGATCGCGTTCGGCAACGACGTGGCCGGCGGGTTGTTCGGCAACCCGTTCGAAGAGCTCGGCCTGAAGGGAATGATGAAGGACACCGGGGCGGGACTTCCGCCGATGGCGTTCGTCGCGTTCCAGGCCGTGTTCGCGATCATCACCGTCGCTCTCATCTCCGGAGCCATCGCCGATCGTGCGAAGTTCGGCACTTGGATGGTGTTCGCGCTGATCTGGTCGACCGTCGTCTACTTCCCGGTCGCCCACTGGGTCTTCGACTTCACCGTGACCGACGACAACGGCACAGTCACCCACGTCGGCGGCTGGATAGCCAACAACCTCAAGGCCATCGACTTCGCCGGCGGCACAGCCGTGCACATCAACGCCGGCGCCGCGGGCCTGGCGCTGGCCCTGGTGCTCGGCAAGCGGATCGGCTGGAAGCGCGATCCGATGCGTCCGCACAACCTGCCGCTGGTGATGATCGGCGCCGGTCTGCTGTGGTTCGGGTGGTTCGGCTTCAACGCCGGTTCGGCGGTCGCTGCCGACAACACCGCGGCAGTCGTCTTCGTCAACACTCTGACCGCAACCGGTGCCGCGGCGCTCGGCTGGCTGTTGATCGAACGTATCCGGGACAAGCACGCCACCTCGCTCGGTGCCGCGTCCGGCGTCGTCGCCGGCCTGGTGGCGATCACACCGTCCTGTTCATCGGTCAGCCCGCTCGGTGCGATCATCCTCGGCTTCCTGGCCGGCATCCTGTGCGCACTCGCTGTCGGCCTGAAGTGGAAGCTCGGCTTCGACGACTCGCTCGACGTCGTCGGTGTCCACCTGATCGGCGGCTTCTGGGGCACGATCGCCGTCGGCATCTTCGCCGACGCCGACGCGCCGGCGGGGGTCACCGGCATCCTGGGCGGCAGCTTCGACCAGATCTGGCGCCAGCTCATCGGGGCGGTCGCAGTGCTGATCTACAGCTTCCTGCTGGCGTACGCGATCGGCTGGATCCTGGAGAAGACGATGGGCTTCCGGGTCAGCAAGGACGACGAGCTGACCGGCATCGATGAGACCGAGCACGCCGAGTCCGCGTACGATTTCGGAAGCATCAGCGGCGGGCTGCGGGCTTCGTTCGCCCGCTCACCAGAGGTGGATGCAGGCGTGGCCCATGATCAGGAGGTGTCGGCATGA
- a CDS encoding peptide deformylase, producing the protein MDTTTIDDAIRAVLEQPKPLVIVQAGDPVLRRRAVDVPADLDRGLFAELLAAMREAMLAAPGVGLAAPQIGLGLRVAVLEDSAVVPEEVAAARDRRPLPYTVIVNPQYRQIGHDTASWYEGCLSVAGWQAATERAVTVELRCVDEDFAPVVERFTGWQARIVQHETDHLDGILYLDRAMLRSLASNAAYSQWWAGADLQVARTELGF; encoded by the coding sequence GTGGACACGACGACGATCGACGACGCAATCCGGGCGGTGCTGGAGCAGCCCAAGCCGCTGGTGATCGTCCAGGCGGGTGATCCGGTGCTCCGCCGCCGGGCCGTCGACGTGCCCGCCGACCTGGACCGAGGGCTGTTCGCCGAACTGCTGGCGGCGATGCGTGAGGCCATGCTCGCCGCACCGGGTGTCGGGCTGGCTGCGCCGCAGATCGGGCTCGGCCTGCGCGTTGCGGTGCTGGAGGACTCCGCTGTGGTGCCGGAGGAGGTCGCCGCCGCGCGGGACCGCCGGCCGCTGCCGTACACCGTGATCGTCAATCCGCAATACCGGCAGATCGGCCACGACACCGCGAGCTGGTACGAGGGCTGCCTGTCGGTCGCGGGCTGGCAGGCGGCGACCGAGCGAGCAGTCACCGTCGAGTTGCGCTGTGTGGACGAGGACTTCGCCCCGGTCGTCGAACGCTTCACCGGATGGCAGGCGCGGATCGTCCAACACGAGACCGACCACCTGGACGGGATCCTCTACCTTGACCGCGCGATGTTGCGCTCGTTGGCCAGCAACGCCGCCTACAGTCAGTGGTGGGCGGGCGCCGATCTGCAAGTGGCCCGTACCGAACTCGGCTTCTGA
- a CDS encoding MFS transporter: protein MSTTPEAVAEPSALRHNKPYMLLMSGRTIQLIGAGIGAFAVPLIAYGITGSVAKAGAIAAVGEIGGVLVALPAGVVVDRVDRRKLIIGCAAVGILAWGWAATSGLAGWLTGWQLAAVLFVSAMITAFIGPAESGAIRMVVPATQMHQAMAAVQGRGAVASLLGGPVGGLLYGLGRMVPIMANAIGQIVVLIATLFVRARLNAERDTEPEHPVRSLVDGLRYCWRVPLMRASLGLFALVNLVAGALIIAITLELVQTGTKPFLIGLIEFVSGGAMLIGSLFAGRLLDRIRVGPITITTLALLSVSLVGMALIEQYWAFLVLLAVPLMLAPALNAGLGGYVVSITPDALQGRLNSVLSLCWLVSAPLSPVLGSQLLANVGIGVTLWVLAGLLVITVVLLIFVRPLWRIGLPDSWSADVITWPPTARAAPVQPQKVDDAASSGGRQRR, encoded by the coding sequence GTGAGCACGACCCCGGAAGCCGTCGCCGAACCGTCGGCGCTGCGACACAACAAGCCGTACATGCTGTTGATGTCCGGCAGGACGATCCAGTTGATCGGCGCCGGGATCGGTGCCTTCGCGGTGCCGCTGATCGCCTACGGGATCACCGGGTCGGTGGCGAAGGCGGGCGCCATCGCGGCTGTCGGTGAGATCGGCGGCGTGCTCGTGGCACTGCCCGCGGGTGTGGTCGTCGACCGTGTCGACCGACGGAAGTTGATCATCGGCTGCGCTGCTGTCGGAATCCTGGCCTGGGGTTGGGCGGCCACTTCCGGTCTGGCCGGCTGGCTCACCGGCTGGCAGTTGGCGGCCGTGCTCTTCGTGTCCGCGATGATCACCGCCTTCATCGGGCCGGCCGAGAGCGGAGCCATCCGGATGGTCGTTCCGGCCACGCAGATGCATCAGGCCATGGCGGCCGTGCAGGGGCGGGGCGCCGTCGCGTCACTGCTCGGCGGTCCGGTGGGCGGCCTGCTGTACGGCCTGGGACGGATGGTCCCGATCATGGCCAACGCGATCGGGCAGATCGTCGTCCTGATCGCCACGCTGTTCGTCCGGGCGAGGCTGAACGCCGAGCGTGACACCGAACCCGAGCATCCGGTCAGATCACTGGTCGACGGACTGCGCTACTGCTGGCGCGTCCCGCTGATGCGGGCATCGCTCGGCCTCTTCGCGCTGGTCAATCTTGTCGCCGGGGCATTGATCATCGCGATCACGTTGGAATTGGTCCAGACCGGTACGAAGCCGTTCCTGATCGGCCTGATCGAATTCGTCAGCGGGGGCGCGATGTTGATCGGCTCACTGTTCGCCGGGCGCCTGCTGGACCGGATCCGGGTCGGACCGATCACCATCACCACGCTCGCCCTGCTCTCGGTGAGTCTGGTCGGGATGGCCCTGATCGAACAGTACTGGGCCTTCCTGGTCCTGCTGGCGGTACCGCTGATGCTCGCACCGGCGCTCAATGCCGGACTCGGTGGTTATGTCGTGTCGATCACGCCGGACGCGTTGCAGGGCAGGCTCAATTCCGTACTCAGCCTGTGCTGGCTGGTCAGTGCTCCGTTGTCCCCGGTGCTGGGCAGCCAATTGCTGGCCAACGTCGGTATCGGCGTGACCCTGTGGGTGCTCGCCGGGCTTCTGGTGATCACCGTTGTGTTGCTGATCTTCGTTCGTCCGTTGTGGCGGATCGGGCTCCCCGACAGCTGGTCGGCGGATGTGATCACCTGGCCGCCGACGGCACGTGCCGCACCGGTCCAGCCGCAGAAGGTGGACGACGCCGCGTCGTCGGGTGGTCGGCAACGCCGATGA
- a CDS encoding helix-turn-helix domain-containing protein, which produces MMHITDPGVLRALSHPLRQRILGELDVVGHARAADLAAALEEAANSISFHLRVLAKAGIIEEAPEHARDRRDRVWRQTAEVFTIDSETPGVDQFLKPYVDWLQAMLLQASRSRGREASASIRSGLLTETEMRELADDVNDVINRRLEAALAAARRDRNRRDRRDHRVLFAVGLWDPRDAADGP; this is translated from the coding sequence ATGATGCACATCACGGACCCAGGGGTGCTCCGTGCCCTGTCACATCCGCTTCGGCAGCGGATCCTTGGTGAACTCGACGTCGTCGGGCATGCCCGGGCCGCCGATCTGGCCGCGGCCCTGGAGGAGGCGGCGAACTCGATCAGCTTCCATCTGCGGGTGCTGGCCAAGGCGGGGATCATCGAGGAAGCGCCGGAGCATGCCCGGGACCGCCGGGACCGGGTGTGGAGGCAGACCGCAGAGGTGTTCACCATCGACAGCGAGACGCCGGGCGTCGACCAGTTCCTCAAGCCCTACGTCGACTGGCTGCAGGCGATGCTGCTCCAGGCTTCTCGCTCCCGGGGTAGGGAGGCCTCGGCGTCGATCCGCAGCGGGCTGTTGACCGAGACGGAGATGCGGGAACTCGCCGATGATGTCAACGACGTGATCAACCGTCGGCTGGAGGCCGCCCTGGCGGCAGCCCGCCGGGATCGGAACAGGCGGGATCGCCGGGACCACCGTGTGCTGTTCGCCGTCGGCCTCTGGGATCCGCGGGACGCGGCCGACGGTCCATGA